A part of Arcobacter sp. F2176 genomic DNA contains:
- a CDS encoding cache domain-containing protein: protein MKSSYKANFLFFYFLSVLILVSAIYIYDSITNKSNIDSISNKNFDIVFLEKKRYLTNIINSNKVTLNTLSNNQTFQDYINNKESVKNSENLFSALINTDSSIFQLSYIDLKGNERIKIKKDLSSKNKSISATPKNQLENKANTDYFKTFINLNNGKLGISNINKSSKSKMTTIIVAKTVYDKNDNKKGFIMMNIVIDEVFNYLMKNEFFNIYLVSSKGDIILPKSEKNKEIYSINFKEYLLNSHFKKADINSILN from the coding sequence TTGAAATCAAGTTATAAAGCTAATTTTTTATTTTTTTATTTCTTATCTGTACTTATTTTGGTAAGTGCAATTTATATTTATGATTCTATAACAAATAAATCAAATATTGATAGCATCTCAAACAAAAATTTTGATATCGTTTTTTTAGAAAAGAAAAGATACTTAACTAATATAATAAACTCAAACAAAGTTACTTTAAATACTCTATCAAACAATCAAACCTTTCAAGACTATATAAATAATAAAGAAAGTGTAAAAAATAGTGAAAATTTATTTTCAGCACTTATAAATACAGATTCCTCTATTTTTCAATTAAGTTATATAGATTTAAAAGGTAATGAAAGAATTAAAATCAAAAAAGATTTATCTTCTAAAAATAAATCTATAAGTGCAACACCTAAAAATCAATTAGAGAATAAAGCCAATACTGATTATTTTAAAACCTTTATTAATTTAAATAATGGAAAACTTGGTATTTCAAATATTAATAAATCATCTAAATCCAAAATGACAACAATAATAGTAGCAAAAACTGTTTATGATAAAAATGATAATAAAAAAGGCTTTATCATGATGAATATTGTTATAGATGAAGTTTTTAACTACTTAATGAAAAATGAGTTCTTCAATATTTATTTAGTTTCAAGTAAAGGAGACATAATACTACCAAAGAGTGAAAAAAATAAAGAAATTTATTCTATAAATTTCAAAGAGTACTTATTGAATTCACACTTTAAAAAAGCAGATATAAATTCAATTTTAAAT